Part of the Vicinamibacterales bacterium genome is shown below.
TATTTGCGTTCCGATCACCTCAGGGCAAGGTGACGTACAAGGCCGCGCCGGCCCGGGGCTCGTCAGTCGATCCGCAGCGCGTCGACCGGCTGAATCGAGGCCGCTCGGTTCGCCGGCATCGCGGCGGACATCATCGTCACGACAAGCAGCACCAGGCTGACGGCGACGAGCACGACCGGATCGTTGAGTCTGCCGATCGACCACCGGGCTACAACCGTGTCAAGCCCCACGCTCAATCCGAGACCAGCGAAGAGGCCCGCGGCAAGGGCCAAGACCG
Proteins encoded:
- a CDS encoding FtsX-like permease family protein produces the protein TLLLLGFAAFALMLAAVGLYSVVSYSVSCRSKEFGIRMALGAGRGRIVNAAVQPAVLALAAGLFAGLGLSVGLDTVVARWSIGRLNDPVVLVAVSLVLLVVTMMSAAMPANRAASIQPVDALRID